In Ahaetulla prasina isolate Xishuangbanna chromosome 6, ASM2864084v1, whole genome shotgun sequence, a single window of DNA contains:
- the LOC131201243 gene encoding inhibitory synaptic factor 2A-like isoform X1 — protein MAKGTDHEMRNLSSPASQSLNDESTTGSEEPSKCLLAVSEGEVDSATSLALEMKYALDPNRQIKKRNKALQVRFKDICEAQNEQREKQLSLLQQTDQKEAKSISYRAAYRKYMTVPARRSIPNVTKSTGVQTSPELKKCYQTFPLDRKKGNIIKSIASVDTFPSQNNGFLIDVKEKDSKISGEAVQCSKKVTGYVTAEFISHTNERMNAIEPLSKDNCLETCISTDLHSCSKESPSLQDSAASVLEEPDYSLHDKAKHHTGPLRYEEANPASQGKVFKTEVASVYLPASGSHISLADQQHSAATGNWSLCPAEEEDRKRTLHLNGLQSQAVSTVQACPMQAQCQSTQCNEQTLLVNVSSMEGKQPCQTAVAVSEGCQQIVPHTEVVDLKAQLQMMENLISSSQETIKVLLGVIQELEKGEAHREG, from the exons ATGGCCAAAGGAACTGATCATGAGATGAGGAACCTTTCATCTCCAGCCTCACAATCCCTCAATGATGAAA GTACCACAGGAAGTGAGGAACCCAGCAAATGCTTGCTTGCAGTCTCTGAGGGTGAAGTTGATTCAGCAACATCACTTGCCTTAGAAATGAAATATGCATTGGATCCCAACCgacaaatcaagaagagaaacaaagccCTACAGGTGAGATTCAAAGACATCTGCGAGGCCCAGAATGAGCAAAGGGAAAAACAGCTCTCTTTGTTACAGCAGACCGACCAAAAGGAAGCAAAATCCATCTCTTACAGAGCAGCTTACCGAAAATACATGACAGTGCCTGCCCGAAGATCAATCCCTAATGTTACTAAAAGTACAGGAGTTCAAACTTCACCTGAACTTAAAAAGTGTTACCAGACCTTCCCTTTGGACCGGAAAAAGGGAAATATAATCAAAAGCATAGCTTCAGTTGACACTTTTCCAAGTCAAAATAATGGATTCCTAATTGATGTTAAAGAGAAAGACAGCAAAATCTCAGGAGAGGCTGTTCAGTGCAGCAAGAAAGTCACTGGATATGTGACAGCTGAATTTATTTCACATACTAATGAACGCATGAACGCAATAGAGCCGCTTTCTAAGGACAACTGTTTGGAGACATGTATAAGCACTGATTTGCACAGCTGTAGTAAAGAATCTCCTTCTCTACAGGACTCAGCAGCTTCAGTTTTAGAAGAGCCTGATTACTCTTTGCATGACAAAGCAAAACACCACACTGGGCCATTGAGGTACGAGGAAGCTAATCCAGCCAGCCAAGGAAAAGTGTTCAAGACAGAAGTAGCTTCTGTCTACTTGCCCGCATCTGGTTCACACATCTCACTGGCTGACCAGCAACATTCGGCAGCAACAGGGAACTGGTCCCTGTGTCCAGCCGAGGAGGAGGACAGAAAAAGAACTCTGCATCTTAATGGTCTGCAGTCACAAGCTGTAAGTACAGTTCAGGCCTGTCCCATGCAGGCACAGTGCCAGTCTACCCAATGTAACGAACAGACCCTTCTGGTAAATGTTTCATCTATGGAAGGAAAACAGCCTTGTCAGACAGCAGTTGCTGTGAGTGAAGGATGTCAACAAATTGTGCCTCACACTGAAGTAGTAGATTTGAAAGCACAGTTACAGATGATGGAGAATCTGATCAGCTCCAGTCAGGAAACCATAAAGGTCTTGTTGGGTGTTATTCAGGAGTTGGAAAAGGGAGAAGCTCATAGAGAAGGGTAA
- the LOC131201243 gene encoding inhibitory synaptic factor 2A-like isoform X2, with translation MMKVSGTTGSEEPSKCLLAVSEGEVDSATSLALEMKYALDPNRQIKKRNKALQVRFKDICEAQNEQREKQLSLLQQTDQKEAKSISYRAAYRKYMTVPARRSIPNVTKSTGVQTSPELKKCYQTFPLDRKKGNIIKSIASVDTFPSQNNGFLIDVKEKDSKISGEAVQCSKKVTGYVTAEFISHTNERMNAIEPLSKDNCLETCISTDLHSCSKESPSLQDSAASVLEEPDYSLHDKAKHHTGPLRYEEANPASQGKVFKTEVASVYLPASGSHISLADQQHSAATGNWSLCPAEEEDRKRTLHLNGLQSQAVSTVQACPMQAQCQSTQCNEQTLLVNVSSMEGKQPCQTAVAVSEGCQQIVPHTEVVDLKAQLQMMENLISSSQETIKVLLGVIQELEKGEAHREG, from the exons ATGATGAAAGTAAGTG GTACCACAGGAAGTGAGGAACCCAGCAAATGCTTGCTTGCAGTCTCTGAGGGTGAAGTTGATTCAGCAACATCACTTGCCTTAGAAATGAAATATGCATTGGATCCCAACCgacaaatcaagaagagaaacaaagccCTACAGGTGAGATTCAAAGACATCTGCGAGGCCCAGAATGAGCAAAGGGAAAAACAGCTCTCTTTGTTACAGCAGACCGACCAAAAGGAAGCAAAATCCATCTCTTACAGAGCAGCTTACCGAAAATACATGACAGTGCCTGCCCGAAGATCAATCCCTAATGTTACTAAAAGTACAGGAGTTCAAACTTCACCTGAACTTAAAAAGTGTTACCAGACCTTCCCTTTGGACCGGAAAAAGGGAAATATAATCAAAAGCATAGCTTCAGTTGACACTTTTCCAAGTCAAAATAATGGATTCCTAATTGATGTTAAAGAGAAAGACAGCAAAATCTCAGGAGAGGCTGTTCAGTGCAGCAAGAAAGTCACTGGATATGTGACAGCTGAATTTATTTCACATACTAATGAACGCATGAACGCAATAGAGCCGCTTTCTAAGGACAACTGTTTGGAGACATGTATAAGCACTGATTTGCACAGCTGTAGTAAAGAATCTCCTTCTCTACAGGACTCAGCAGCTTCAGTTTTAGAAGAGCCTGATTACTCTTTGCATGACAAAGCAAAACACCACACTGGGCCATTGAGGTACGAGGAAGCTAATCCAGCCAGCCAAGGAAAAGTGTTCAAGACAGAAGTAGCTTCTGTCTACTTGCCCGCATCTGGTTCACACATCTCACTGGCTGACCAGCAACATTCGGCAGCAACAGGGAACTGGTCCCTGTGTCCAGCCGAGGAGGAGGACAGAAAAAGAACTCTGCATCTTAATGGTCTGCAGTCACAAGCTGTAAGTACAGTTCAGGCCTGTCCCATGCAGGCACAGTGCCAGTCTACCCAATGTAACGAACAGACCCTTCTGGTAAATGTTTCATCTATGGAAGGAAAACAGCCTTGTCAGACAGCAGTTGCTGTGAGTGAAGGATGTCAACAAATTGTGCCTCACACTGAAGTAGTAGATTTGAAAGCACAGTTACAGATGATGGAGAATCTGATCAGCTCCAGTCAGGAAACCATAAAGGTCTTGTTGGGTGTTATTCAGGAGTTGGAAAAGGGAGAAGCTCATAGAGAAGGGTAA